The proteins below come from a single Piscinibacter gummiphilus genomic window:
- a CDS encoding glutaredoxin family protein, producing the protein MNARHRAIHTLAASVAALSAGVLLLSAAPAFALYKVVGPDGKITYTDRPDVGTDKKVQSVNTRGGGGADDASLPFELRQIALRFPVVLYVAADCQPCDEARQFLRGRGIPASEKLVTTPEDGQALQRLTGGSTLPVMTVGAQIVRGWQREQWASYIDAAGYPKDSKLPANFPQGKPEPLTEARPAPAPAAPQPAPAAPPAPAPAPAPAPGTIRF; encoded by the coding sequence ATGAACGCACGCCACCGCGCGATCCACACCCTGGCCGCTTCGGTTGCCGCCCTTTCCGCCGGTGTTCTGCTGCTCTCGGCGGCCCCGGCCTTCGCGCTCTACAAGGTGGTCGGCCCCGACGGCAAGATCACCTACACCGACCGGCCCGATGTCGGCACCGACAAGAAGGTGCAGAGCGTGAACACCCGAGGCGGCGGCGGGGCCGACGATGCGTCGCTGCCTTTCGAGCTGCGCCAGATCGCCCTTCGCTTCCCGGTCGTGCTCTACGTCGCTGCGGACTGCCAACCCTGCGATGAAGCCCGGCAGTTCCTGCGCGGGCGCGGCATTCCCGCTTCCGAAAAGCTCGTCACCACGCCGGAAGACGGGCAGGCCCTGCAGCGCCTGACCGGCGGCAGCACGCTCCCGGTGATGACGGTGGGCGCGCAGATCGTGCGCGGCTGGCAGCGCGAGCAATGGGCGTCCTACATCGACGCGGCCGGCTACCCGAAGGATTCGAAGCTGCCGGCCAACTTCCCCCAAGGCAAGCCCGAGCCGCTCACCGAAGCGCGCCCCGCACCGGCTCCCGCCGCACCCCAGCCGGCCCCGGCCGCGCCACCCGCACCCGCGCCGGCACCGGCGCCTGCCCCCGGCACGATCCGCTTCTGA
- a CDS encoding Lrp/AsnC family transcriptional regulator — protein MDRIDHEILRHLTRDGRLTFRELGEAVHLSANAVAERFRRLQESGTIRHIRAVLDPQAMGRSLEAQIEIKLSAQTSALEFENALRHMPQVMEAALMTGSFDYAIRVACENSHELMQVTEALRKHPGVSDTYTRLVLREIELSGMV, from the coding sequence ATGGACAGAATCGACCACGAAATCCTCAGGCACCTGACGCGCGACGGCCGCCTCACCTTCCGCGAGCTGGGCGAAGCCGTGCACCTGAGCGCCAACGCGGTGGCCGAGCGCTTTCGCCGGCTGCAGGAGAGCGGGACGATCCGCCACATCCGCGCGGTGCTCGACCCGCAGGCCATGGGCCGAAGCCTGGAGGCGCAGATCGAGATCAAGCTGAGCGCGCAGACCTCGGCGCTCGAATTCGAGAACGCGCTGCGTCACATGCCGCAGGTGATGGAAGCGGCGTTGATGACGGGGTCGTTCGACTACGCGATCCGCGTGGCCTGCGAAAACAGCCACGAGCTGATGCAGGTCACCGAGGCGCTGCGCAAGCACCCGGGCGTGAGCGATACCTATACGCGCCTGGTGCTGCGCGAGATCGAGCTGTCGGGGATGGTCTGA
- a CDS encoding MFS transporter, with translation MASFSRPLLALIMGQVCLHSCMAGVRVAGPLLALRSGQPAWAVGVLLGLFAAAPVLSSLYAGRLADRHGYHRPLRMAVSLTVVGGTLAVAATWWTQAQFPLLCIAACLCGVGTNFGLIANQRSAGKLADGDRAGLTRVFSWLGLAPAMSNVVGPVTAGALIDLTGFRGAFVALTLLPFAAVWWSRQVPREAVAAAAPVAGTKSAAWDILAMPGVGRLLLVNFLMSSSWDLHSFIVPVIGHERGFSASAIGLILGVFAAAVASVRVVLPFLSHRLREHQVLAAAMLLTAGVFCVYPLMHNAWLMGLCAAALGLALGAVNPMVMTSLHHLTPGHRHGEAIALRSMTVNATSAVMPLVFGAAGAAVGASALFWAMGAAVGMGSWQARRMGQVLALGSDTKP, from the coding sequence ATGGCCTCGTTCTCGCGACCGCTCCTGGCCTTGATCATGGGCCAGGTGTGCTTGCATTCCTGCATGGCGGGTGTGCGTGTCGCGGGGCCGCTGCTGGCGCTGCGCAGCGGCCAGCCGGCGTGGGCGGTGGGTGTGTTGCTGGGGCTTTTTGCCGCGGCGCCCGTGCTGTCGTCGCTGTACGCCGGGCGCCTGGCGGACCGACATGGCTATCACCGCCCGCTGCGGATGGCGGTGAGCCTCACGGTGGTTGGCGGCACGCTGGCGGTGGCCGCCACGTGGTGGACGCAGGCGCAGTTCCCGTTGCTGTGCATCGCCGCCTGCCTCTGTGGCGTGGGAACGAACTTCGGCCTCATCGCCAACCAGCGCAGCGCCGGCAAGCTGGCCGACGGCGACCGTGCAGGCCTGACCCGCGTCTTCAGCTGGCTGGGCCTCGCGCCTGCGATGTCAAACGTGGTCGGGCCGGTGACGGCGGGGGCGCTGATCGACCTGACCGGCTTCCGTGGCGCGTTCGTGGCCTTGACGCTTCTGCCGTTCGCGGCGGTGTGGTGGTCGCGCCAAGTGCCCCGCGAGGCGGTGGCCGCGGCGGCGCCGGTGGCCGGCACCAAGAGCGCGGCGTGGGACATCCTCGCGATGCCCGGCGTGGGCCGCCTGCTGCTCGTCAACTTCCTGATGTCGTCGAGCTGGGACCTGCACTCGTTCATCGTGCCGGTGATCGGCCACGAGCGCGGCTTCAGCGCGTCGGCGATCGGGCTGATCCTCGGCGTGTTCGCGGCGGCCGTGGCGAGTGTGCGGGTGGTGCTGCCGTTTCTCTCGCACCGCTTGCGCGAGCACCAGGTGCTGGCTGCCGCGATGCTGCTCACCGCGGGTGTCTTCTGCGTCTACCCGCTGATGCACAACGCCTGGTTGATGGGCCTGTGCGCCGCGGCGCTGGGCCTGGCGCTGGGTGCGGTGAACCCGATGGTGATGACGAGCCTGCACCACCTCACGCCGGGCCACCGCCACGGCGAGGCAATCGCCCTGCGCTCGATGACCGTCAACGCGACGAGCGCCGTGATGCCGCTGGTGTTCGGCGCGGCGGGCGCCGCCGTCGGCGCTTCGGCCTTGTTCTGGGCGATGGGTGCGGCGGTGGGCATGGGCAGCTGGCAGGCGCGCCGGATGGGCCAAGTGCTGGCGCTCGGGTCCGACACGAAGCCCTGA
- the rmuC gene encoding DNA recombination protein RmuC, which produces MQTPWWIVAALLAVNLVLLVWLAFRRPPADDSLKTDLRSSTERLERELRDELGRSAQGTRQELGSTLANFQQTLTGAQANVARLQNEQIDSFRVQLAAMQQAVSDTLQAAASSQAAQAMASREAQDAGLKRFSDTLNEQLRALSDANERRLAEVRSAVEQRLTVLQQGNEQKLEQMRATVDEKLHATLEQRLGESFKQVAERLEQVHRGLGEMQGLARDVGSLSRVLNNVKTRGTFGETQLAGLLEQVFTPEQYGTNVETVPNTGARVEFAIRLPGQRTDGVPLWLPIDCKFPREDYERLVDAQHNADAPAAEAAAKAIELRLRAEAKTIREKYVSPPHTTDFGILFVPTEGLYAEALRRPGLVEALQREHRVMLAGPTTLLATLSSLQMGFRTLALEKRSVEVWEVLGAVKTEFGKFGDVLAKTKKKLDEASNNILQAEVRARAMSRELRTVEALPEARAKVVLPLPADDAGLTTGDLLEP; this is translated from the coding sequence ATGCAAACCCCGTGGTGGATCGTGGCGGCGCTTCTCGCCGTCAATCTCGTGCTGCTGGTCTGGCTGGCGTTTCGCCGGCCGCCCGCGGATGACAGCCTCAAGACCGACCTGCGCAGCAGCACCGAGCGCCTGGAGCGCGAGCTGCGCGATGAACTCGGCCGCAGCGCCCAGGGCACTCGGCAGGAGCTAGGCAGCACGCTCGCCAACTTCCAGCAGACGCTCACCGGCGCGCAGGCCAACGTGGCACGCCTGCAGAACGAGCAGATCGACAGCTTCCGCGTGCAGCTCGCCGCCATGCAGCAGGCGGTGAGCGACACGCTGCAAGCCGCCGCGAGCTCGCAGGCGGCGCAGGCGATGGCCTCCCGCGAAGCGCAGGACGCAGGCCTCAAGCGCTTTTCCGACACGCTCAACGAACAGCTCCGCGCGCTCTCCGACGCCAACGAGCGACGCCTTGCCGAAGTGCGCAGCGCCGTCGAGCAGCGCCTCACCGTCTTGCAGCAGGGCAACGAGCAGAAGCTCGAACAGATGCGCGCCACGGTCGACGAGAAGCTGCACGCGACGCTCGAGCAGCGCCTGGGCGAAAGCTTCAAGCAGGTGGCCGAGCGACTCGAGCAGGTGCACCGTGGCCTGGGCGAGATGCAGGGCCTTGCGCGCGACGTGGGATCGCTCAGCCGCGTGCTCAACAACGTGAAGACGCGTGGCACCTTCGGCGAGACGCAGCTCGCGGGCCTGCTCGAGCAGGTGTTCACGCCCGAGCAATACGGCACCAACGTCGAGACGGTGCCCAACACCGGCGCGCGGGTCGAGTTCGCCATTCGCCTCCCGGGGCAGCGTACGGATGGTGTGCCGCTGTGGCTGCCGATCGACTGCAAGTTCCCGCGTGAAGACTACGAGCGGCTGGTCGACGCGCAGCACAACGCCGACGCTCCCGCCGCCGAAGCCGCCGCCAAGGCCATCGAGCTGCGCCTGCGCGCCGAGGCCAAGACGATCCGTGAGAAGTACGTCTCGCCACCGCACACCACCGACTTCGGCATCCTCTTCGTGCCGACCGAGGGCCTGTATGCCGAAGCGCTGCGCCGGCCCGGCCTCGTGGAGGCGCTGCAACGTGAACACCGCGTGATGCTCGCCGGCCCGACCACCTTGCTTGCCACCCTGAGCAGCCTGCAGATGGGCTTTCGGACCCTCGCGCTGGAGAAGCGCTCGGTCGAGGTGTGGGAGGTGCTGGGCGCGGTCAAGACCGAGTTCGGCAAGTTCGGCGACGTGCTCGCCAAGACCAAGAAGAAGCTCGACGAGGCCAGCAACAACATCCTGCAGGCCGAGGTGCGCGCGCGTGCCATGTCGCGTGAACTGCGCACGGTCGAAGCGCTGCCGGAAGCCCGCGCCAAGGTCGTGCTGCCGCTGCCGGCGGATGATGCGGGCCTCACCACCGGCGACCTGCTCGAACCCTGA
- a CDS encoding D-glycerate dehydrogenase: protein MSRPAVLVARAIQPEVVARLREHFEVEVNSDDNIYSRDELIARLQGKQGVMTTGSERIDDGVLAAAPGLRAVCNIAVGYNNLDVPAATARGVLCTNTPDVLTETTADFGFALMMAAARRVTESEHYLRRGEWKKWAIDMFAGSDIHGATLGILGMGRIGQAIARRGAHGFGMKVIYCNRSRLAAEIEADCKASYVSKDELLRQADHLVIVVPYSASSHHAIGAAELALMKPTATLTNIARGGVVDDAALAQALAAQKIAAAGLDVFEGEPAVHPALLQVPNVVLTPHIASATRATRLAMANLAADNLIAALGFGPQAGRPPTPLNPEVLKPA from the coding sequence ATGAGCCGTCCTGCCGTCTTGGTCGCGCGAGCGATTCAGCCCGAAGTCGTGGCGCGCCTGCGCGAGCACTTCGAGGTCGAAGTCAACAGTGACGACAACATCTATTCCCGCGACGAGTTGATCGCCCGCCTGCAAGGCAAACAGGGGGTGATGACCACCGGCAGCGAGCGCATCGACGACGGCGTGCTGGCCGCAGCCCCCGGCTTGCGCGCGGTGTGCAACATCGCGGTGGGCTACAACAACCTCGACGTGCCGGCCGCCACCGCACGCGGCGTGCTCTGCACCAACACGCCCGACGTGCTGACCGAAACCACTGCCGACTTCGGCTTCGCGCTGATGATGGCGGCGGCGCGGCGTGTCACCGAATCCGAGCACTACCTGCGCCGCGGCGAATGGAAGAAGTGGGCGATCGACATGTTCGCCGGCAGCGACATCCACGGCGCCACGCTCGGCATCCTCGGCATGGGCCGCATCGGCCAGGCCATTGCCCGGCGCGGGGCACATGGCTTCGGCATGAAGGTGATCTATTGCAACCGCTCGCGGCTCGCCGCGGAGATCGAGGCCGACTGCAAGGCGAGCTACGTCTCGAAAGACGAGCTGCTGCGCCAGGCCGACCACCTGGTGATCGTGGTGCCTTACTCAGCTTCGTCGCACCATGCCATCGGCGCGGCGGAACTTGCGCTGATGAAGCCCACTGCGACGCTGACCAACATCGCCCGCGGCGGCGTGGTCGACGATGCGGCGCTGGCCCAGGCGCTGGCGGCCCAGAAGATCGCTGCGGCCGGTCTCGACGTGTTCGAAGGCGAACCCGCCGTCCACCCGGCGCTGCTGCAGGTGCCCAACGTCGTGCTCACGCCGCACATCGCGAGCGCCACGCGCGCCACGCGGCTTGCGATGGCCAACCTCGCGGCCGACAACCTGATCGCGGCCCTCGGCTTCGGCCCGCAGGCCGGTCGCCCGCCAACGCCGCTCAACCCCGAAGTGCTGAAACCTGCCTGA
- a CDS encoding nitroreductase produces MKPTPEQTAAVDAAITSRRSLRAFLPTPVPRETLVDILQVAARAPSGTNTQPWKVYVLTGESRRSLSQQVRAAYDDPAVSAQHHEDYAYYPRQWQSPYIDRRRKVGWDLYSLLGIAKGDKERMHAQHGRNYAFFDAPVGLMFTIDRVMEQGSWLDYGMFLQNIMVAARARGLDTCPQAAWTQFHRIILPAIGASPDEKLVCGMSLGYADTDAIENTLQTERESVTNFARFLE; encoded by the coding sequence TTGAAGCCCACGCCCGAACAGACCGCCGCGGTCGATGCCGCGATCACCTCGCGGCGTTCGCTGCGGGCCTTCCTGCCCACGCCGGTGCCGCGCGAGACGCTGGTCGACATCCTGCAGGTCGCCGCACGCGCGCCGTCAGGCACCAACACGCAGCCGTGGAAGGTCTACGTGCTCACCGGCGAATCGCGGCGCTCGCTGTCGCAGCAGGTGCGCGCTGCGTACGACGACCCCGCCGTTTCGGCCCAGCACCACGAGGACTACGCCTACTACCCGCGCCAATGGCAGTCGCCCTACATCGACCGCCGCCGCAAGGTCGGCTGGGACCTGTACTCCCTGCTGGGCATCGCCAAGGGCGACAAGGAACGCATGCACGCCCAGCACGGCCGCAATTACGCCTTCTTCGACGCGCCGGTCGGCCTCATGTTCACCATCGACCGCGTGATGGAGCAGGGCAGCTGGCTCGACTACGGCATGTTCCTGCAAAACATCATGGTCGCCGCGCGCGCCCGCGGGCTCGACACCTGCCCGCAGGCTGCGTGGACGCAGTTCCACCGCATCATCCTGCCGGCCATTGGCGCATCGCCAGACGAGAAGCTCGTCTGCGGCATGTCGCTCGGTTACGCCGACACCGACGCGATCGAGAACACCCTCCAGACCGAGCGCGAATCGGTCACAAACTTTGCGAGGTTCCTGGAATGA
- a CDS encoding thioesterase family protein: MSTPRPQPDGREAYRHFAPIATRWEDNDAYGHLNNVVYYSLFDTAVNRYLIEAGALDIRKGRTIGLVVETHCNYFASVEFPQMVEAGIRVAHMGASSVRYEIGIFAAGEALCAARGHFVHVYVDRDTRRPVPLPEALQRALQELKV; encoded by the coding sequence ATGAGCACCCCCCGCCCACAGCCCGACGGCCGCGAGGCCTACCGCCACTTTGCGCCAATCGCCACCCGCTGGGAAGACAACGACGCCTACGGCCACCTCAACAACGTCGTCTACTACAGCCTCTTCGACACCGCGGTGAACCGCTACCTCATCGAGGCGGGCGCGCTCGATATTCGCAAGGGACGCACCATCGGCCTCGTGGTCGAGACGCACTGCAACTACTTTGCGTCGGTCGAGTTCCCGCAGATGGTGGAGGCCGGCATTCGCGTCGCGCACATGGGTGCCTCCAGCGTGCGCTACGAGATCGGCATCTTCGCGGCGGGTGAAGCGTTGTGCGCCGCGCGCGGCCATTTCGTGCACGTCTACGTCGACCGCGACACGCGCCGCCCCGTGCCGCTGCCCGAAGCGCTTCAGCGCGCGTTGCAGGAGCTCAAGGTTTGA
- a CDS encoding histone deacetylase — protein MKAFFADHVGLQLPPGHRFPFQKYGLLRDRVAAEFPSLDLHPAQPATEGELALAHEPNYISTVLQGHLSTQAQREIGFPWSPRMVERACRSVGATIMAARAALREGIAANLAGGTHHASADSGGGYCVFNDVAVAARLMQAEWHRAHRRLLRVAVIDLDVHQGNGTASIFRDDPTVFTLSMHGAKNFPFRKQPGDLDVDLPDGCGDAEYLQALDAALDVLWSRHGDHPPGLVFYLAGADPHEGDRLGRLKLSTEGLAERDRRVFDALLKRRIPVALSMAGGYGRDLADTVQVQVNTLRLAEGHWQRWNNQHP, from the coding sequence ATGAAGGCTTTTTTTGCCGACCACGTGGGGCTCCAGTTGCCGCCGGGGCATCGCTTCCCCTTTCAGAAATACGGGCTTCTGCGGGACCGGGTGGCGGCCGAGTTCCCGTCCTTGGATTTGCACCCAGCCCAGCCCGCGACCGAAGGCGAACTGGCGCTGGCCCACGAGCCGAACTACATCTCGACGGTGTTGCAGGGCCACCTGAGCACGCAAGCGCAGCGCGAGATCGGCTTCCCCTGGTCGCCGCGCATGGTGGAGCGGGCGTGCCGATCCGTGGGTGCGACCATCATGGCGGCGCGTGCCGCCCTGCGCGAGGGCATCGCGGCCAATCTGGCCGGGGGCACCCACCATGCGAGTGCCGACAGCGGCGGCGGCTACTGTGTGTTCAACGACGTCGCTGTGGCTGCGCGCCTGATGCAGGCGGAATGGCACCGCGCGCATCGGCGCCTGTTGCGCGTGGCCGTGATCGACCTCGACGTGCACCAGGGCAACGGCACCGCGTCGATCTTTCGAGACGACCCGACGGTGTTCACGCTGTCGATGCACGGCGCGAAGAACTTCCCCTTCCGCAAGCAGCCCGGCGACCTCGACGTCGACCTGCCTGACGGTTGCGGCGATGCCGAGTACCTGCAGGCACTCGATGCGGCGCTCGACGTACTCTGGTCGCGCCACGGCGATCACCCGCCCGGCCTCGTCTTCTACCTCGCTGGTGCCGACCCGCACGAGGGCGACCGCCTCGGCCGCCTGAAGCTCAGCACCGAAGGCCTGGCCGAGCGCGACCGGCGTGTGTTCGACGCCCTGCTGAAGCGGCGCATCCCCGTCGCGCTCTCGATGGCCGGGGGCTACGGGCGCGACCTTGCCGACACCGTGCAAGTGCAGGTCAACACCCTGCGCCTGGCCGAAGGGCATTGGCAGCGATGGAACAATCAGCACCCATGA
- the phaP gene encoding TIGR01841 family phasin (Members of this family are phasins (small proteins associated with inclusions such as PHA granules). Note that several different families of phasins have been named PhaP despite very little sequence similarity to each other.) — protein MLTAEQLIAAHKANVETLFGLTGKAFEGIEKLVELNLQVAKTALGEATENTKAVLSVKDAQELLALQAGLLQPAAEKAAAYGRYVYDIASATSADISKVAEAQATEAQKKFMSLVDTNLKNAPAGTENAVALVKSAVAAANNAYESVHKAAKQAADVAEANFQAMTSTAVKATQAATKTKRAA, from the coding sequence ATGCTGACCGCTGAACAACTCATCGCCGCTCACAAGGCCAACGTCGAAACCCTCTTCGGCCTGACTGGCAAAGCCTTCGAAGGCATCGAGAAGCTGGTGGAGTTGAACCTGCAAGTTGCCAAGACCGCACTGGGCGAAGCCACCGAGAACACCAAGGCTGTGCTGTCGGTGAAGGACGCACAAGAGCTGCTGGCCCTGCAAGCCGGCCTGCTGCAACCGGCCGCCGAAAAGGCCGCCGCCTATGGCCGCTACGTGTACGACATCGCGTCGGCCACCAGCGCCGACATCAGCAAGGTCGCCGAAGCCCAGGCCACCGAAGCGCAGAAGAAGTTCATGTCGCTGGTCGACACCAACCTGAAGAACGCTCCCGCCGGCACCGAGAACGCCGTGGCGCTGGTGAAGTCGGCCGTGGCCGCTGCCAATAACGCCTACGAGTCGGTGCACAAGGCTGCCAAGCAGGCTGCCGACGTGGCCGAAGCCAACTTCCAGGCCATGACCTCGACCGCCGTCAAGGCGACCCAGGCCGCGACCAAGACCAAGCGCGCCGCCTGA
- a CDS encoding patatin-like phospholipase family protein: MRFLSECLDRGRWLAVWLAMVALSACQTAPTVPPVVVPPDQPASAPVVSPPRPLRVGLALGGGAARGFAHIGVIQVLEENGVKVDYVTGTSAGSLVAALYASGRNGAALGAMADQMDESAFADWAFPGRGLIRGEALARYVRENTGGRTIEQMVVPLGIVATDLDSGQAILFQRGDAGTAVRASSSVPAVFTPVKIGTREYVDGGLVSPVPVRFARQMGAELVIAVDISAIPDGAPTGDPMRMLLQTFAIMGKSINAYELRDADLVLRPKLAGVSSADFSNRKRSIQAGRDAMTAALPELKAKLFTKPR, encoded by the coding sequence ATGCGTTTTCTCAGCGAATGTCTCGATCGCGGCCGATGGCTGGCCGTGTGGCTGGCGATGGTGGCCTTGAGCGCTTGCCAGACGGCCCCGACCGTCCCGCCCGTGGTGGTTCCGCCGGACCAGCCGGCGTCCGCCCCCGTGGTGTCGCCACCGCGGCCCTTGCGCGTCGGCTTGGCGCTCGGGGGCGGGGCGGCCCGCGGCTTTGCACACATCGGCGTGATCCAGGTGCTGGAGGAAAACGGCGTCAAGGTCGACTACGTCACCGGCACCTCGGCGGGCAGTCTGGTGGCGGCGCTGTACGCCTCGGGCCGCAATGGCGCAGCGCTGGGCGCGATGGCCGACCAGATGGACGAATCGGCGTTTGCCGACTGGGCGTTCCCGGGCCGAGGGCTGATCCGCGGCGAGGCACTGGCCCGCTACGTGCGCGAGAACACCGGCGGCCGGACGATCGAGCAGATGGTGGTGCCGTTGGGCATCGTGGCCACCGACCTGGACAGCGGGCAGGCCATCCTGTTCCAGCGAGGCGATGCCGGCACTGCGGTGCGGGCGTCGAGTTCGGTGCCGGCGGTGTTCACGCCGGTGAAGATCGGCACGCGCGAGTATGTGGATGGCGGGCTGGTGTCGCCGGTGCCGGTGCGCTTTGCTCGGCAGATGGGTGCCGAACTCGTGATTGCGGTCGACATCTCGGCCATTCCCGACGGTGCACCGACCGGCGACCCGATGCGCATGCTGCTGCAGACCTTCGCCATCATGGGCAAGAGCATCAACGCCTATGAGTTGCGCGATGCGGACCTGGTGTTGCGGCCCAAGCTGGCAGGCGTCTCCAGCGCCGACTTCTCGAACCGGAAGCGTTCAATCCAGGCCGGGCGCGACGCCATGACGGCTGCACTGCCCGAGTTGAAAGCCAAGCTCTTCACCAAGCCACGCTGA
- a CDS encoding sulfite exporter TauE/SafE family protein, which produces MDFLAILSGFGVGAIVGLTGVGGGSLMTPLLMTVFKLNPAVAIGTDLWFAAITKTSGSIAHHRHGHVDYKILWRLLAGSIPASILTLSLMHFTGITKGWASALTFSLGIALLLTAVTVAYKSAWHALGLKLERWLPESRKPGLTVLAGLILGVLVTLSSIGAGAIGATLILLLYPRLEARRLVGTDIAHAVPLTLVAGVGHAALGHVEWGLLAALLVGSIPGIWLGAQLTRKMPDRLVRTLLCVSLVTAGLKVIR; this is translated from the coding sequence ATGGACTTTCTGGCAATCCTCAGCGGCTTTGGCGTCGGCGCCATCGTGGGCCTGACCGGCGTCGGCGGAGGTTCGCTGATGACGCCGCTGCTCATGACCGTCTTCAAGCTGAACCCGGCCGTGGCCATCGGCACCGACCTGTGGTTCGCCGCGATCACCAAGACCTCGGGCTCGATCGCCCACCACCGCCACGGGCATGTCGACTACAAGATCCTGTGGCGCTTGCTGGCGGGCAGCATTCCGGCGTCGATCCTCACCCTGTCGCTGATGCACTTCACCGGCATCACCAAGGGTTGGGCCAGCGCTCTGACGTTCTCGCTCGGCATCGCCCTGCTGCTCACGGCGGTCACCGTGGCCTACAAGTCAGCGTGGCACGCGCTCGGCCTGAAGCTGGAGCGCTGGCTTCCGGAGTCGCGCAAGCCCGGTCTCACGGTGCTGGCCGGTCTCATCCTCGGGGTGCTGGTCACGCTCAGTTCGATCGGCGCCGGTGCCATCGGCGCCACGCTCATCCTGCTGCTCTACCCGCGCCTCGAAGCCCGCCGCCTCGTCGGCACCGACATCGCCCACGCGGTGCCGCTGACGCTCGTGGCCGGCGTCGGCCACGCCGCGCTGGGCCATGTGGAGTGGGGCCTGCTGGCCGCGCTGCTGGTGGGGTCCATCCCCGGCATCTGGCTTGGCGCTCAGCTCACCCGGAAAATGCCCGACCGCCTTGTGCGGACCCTGCTGTGCGTGTCACTCGTGACCGCCGGCCTCAAAGTCATCCGCTGA